One window of Novosphingobium sp. P6W genomic DNA carries:
- a CDS encoding SGNH/GDSL hydrolase family protein codes for MTPVLRNFGAALLLGCTAASMPALAQQATTTDKAKAATVKKPKVDKPKVVKPKGKKGAPAPVEAVKVILPVEATKPVVMESLLDKRYVAIGSSFAAGPQLPPSKPSWPARCGQSFNNYPTLLAERFGVELIDRSCSGATTENVLGPWNEVPPQIISVTPETRLVTVTIGGNDLSYIGNLFSATCAFNAKLAPVPGAKTRACGAVRVPTEADYVRDEAQLNEIARRIKATAPQARLVFVQYFNPLPRPGGLCPATPVSETDAAIVREIGRRLVEITARVAEAHGVPAIEMNLSSAAHTPCDKEPWMIGSPAGYDGRQGLQWHLNKAGMQATADAIAAWLIKSGVKPVRSPVTAEPGLNPPGQAPTMTAPNAPAPAVPVPAPTVKAPAKPTTATKR; via the coding sequence ATGACGCCGGTGTTGAGGAATTTTGGCGCAGCGCTGCTGCTGGGCTGCACGGCCGCCTCGATGCCGGCACTCGCCCAACAGGCAACGACAACGGACAAGGCCAAGGCCGCCACGGTCAAAAAGCCGAAGGTCGACAAGCCCAAGGTCGTGAAACCCAAGGGCAAGAAAGGGGCGCCCGCCCCCGTAGAAGCCGTCAAGGTGATCCTCCCCGTCGAGGCGACAAAGCCCGTCGTCATGGAAAGCCTGCTCGACAAGCGCTACGTCGCGATCGGCTCGTCCTTCGCGGCCGGGCCGCAGCTGCCGCCCTCGAAGCCAAGCTGGCCGGCGCGCTGCGGGCAGAGCTTCAACAACTACCCCACGCTGCTGGCGGAACGCTTCGGCGTGGAGCTGATCGACCGCAGCTGCTCGGGCGCCACCACCGAAAACGTGCTTGGCCCGTGGAACGAAGTGCCGCCGCAGATCATCAGCGTCACGCCCGAAACCCGTCTCGTCACCGTGACGATCGGCGGTAACGACCTGTCGTACATCGGCAACCTGTTCTCGGCGACCTGCGCCTTCAACGCCAAGCTGGCTCCGGTTCCAGGCGCCAAGACGCGCGCCTGCGGCGCCGTGCGCGTCCCCACCGAAGCGGACTATGTGCGCGACGAAGCGCAGCTGAACGAGATCGCGCGGCGCATCAAGGCCACCGCCCCGCAGGCCCGCCTCGTCTTCGTGCAGTACTTCAACCCGCTACCCAGGCCCGGCGGCCTGTGCCCGGCAACTCCGGTCAGCGAGACCGACGCCGCCATCGTGCGCGAAATCGGCCGCCGCCTTGTCGAAATCACCGCCCGCGTCGCGGAAGCCCACGGCGTGCCGGCGATCGAGATGAACCTGTCCTCGGCCGCGCATACGCCGTGCGACAAGGAGCCATGGATGATCGGCTCACCTGCCGGCTACGACGGCCGCCAGGGCCTCCAGTGGCATCTCAACAAGGCCGGGATGCAGGCCACCGCCGACGCCATCGCCGCCTGGCTCATCAAGAGCGGCGTCAAGCCGGTCAGGTCGCCGGTCACCGCCGAACCGGGCCTCAACCCGCCCGGGCAGGCCCCCACGATGACCGCACCGAATGCGCCCGCCCCCGCAGTGCCGGTACCCGCGCCGACGGTGAAGGCCCCCGCGAAGCCGACGACCGCCACGAAGCGTTAA
- a CDS encoding lipase family protein, producing the protein MAARIYRPALALVLGLGCLTLAAPAWAQQVSGRPEASRPGALISADPVAAPPEGMQAWRITYWTTLDDGAPVRATGMVIAPREAPAPRGRPVIAWQHGAWGVASKCAPSLSSKFFEATPALADMVRRGYVVAAADYPGLGAEGVHGFLAGRETAHSVLDAVRAARAIPGTRASERLALWGESQGGHATLWTAAEARAYAPDLTLVGAAAAAPPTDLLVNLAYKGNPAVKAMFTAFVTYSWSRRYGAPLADVFGPSNRGVVTRLAQNNCVQLDTKPKLGTILGVMSVQSGLKGKDLGTIEPWARLARTNSVDASKVPGPVLIAQSVADPLVSPDATRDFARRLCARGRAVRYIAIPGGDHAASARNSAAETLDWIDARFAGGRPGNDCRKI; encoded by the coding sequence ATGGCCGCGCGCATCTATCGCCCTGCATTGGCGCTGGTTTTGGGGCTGGGCTGCCTGACCCTTGCGGCCCCAGCGTGGGCGCAGCAGGTTTCAGGCCGGCCCGAGGCTTCAAGGCCCGGTGCGTTGATTTCCGCCGATCCCGTCGCAGCCCCGCCCGAGGGGATGCAGGCCTGGCGCATCACGTACTGGACCACGCTGGATGATGGCGCCCCGGTGCGCGCCACGGGCATGGTCATCGCGCCGCGTGAGGCCCCGGCGCCCCGCGGCCGACCTGTGATCGCGTGGCAGCACGGGGCCTGGGGCGTCGCCAGCAAGTGCGCGCCTTCGCTCAGCAGCAAATTCTTCGAGGCGACCCCGGCGCTCGCCGACATGGTGCGGCGGGGGTACGTCGTGGCGGCGGCGGACTACCCGGGGCTTGGTGCGGAAGGCGTCCACGGCTTCCTTGCCGGGCGCGAGACGGCCCATTCGGTGCTCGATGCCGTGCGCGCGGCGCGGGCCATACCTGGCACCAGGGCAAGCGAAAGACTGGCGCTGTGGGGCGAATCGCAAGGGGGGCACGCTACCCTTTGGACCGCAGCCGAAGCGCGGGCCTATGCGCCCGATCTTACGCTTGTCGGCGCGGCTGCAGCGGCGCCGCCGACAGATTTGCTGGTCAACCTTGCCTACAAGGGTAATCCGGCGGTGAAGGCCATGTTCACGGCGTTCGTGACTTATTCCTGGTCCAGACGCTACGGCGCGCCGCTTGCCGATGTGTTCGGCCCCAGCAACCGAGGCGTTGTCACGCGGCTGGCGCAGAACAACTGCGTGCAACTCGACACAAAGCCGAAATTGGGAACGATCCTAGGGGTCATGTCGGTGCAAAGCGGCCTTAAGGGCAAAGATCTGGGCACGATCGAGCCTTGGGCAAGGTTGGCACGCACGAACAGCGTGGATGCGAGCAAGGTTCCGGGGCCTGTGCTGATCGCGCAGAGCGTGGCCGATCCGCTCGTCTCGCCGGACGCGACGCGGGACTTTGCGCGTCGGCTCTGCGCTCGGGGCCGGGCGGTGCGCTACATCGCGATCCCCGGCGGCGACCATGCGGCGAGTGCGCGCAACAGTGCGGCGGAAACACTCGACTGGATCGATGCGCGCTTTGCCGGCGGAAGACCGGGCAACGATTGCCGCAAGATATGA
- the topA gene encoding type I DNA topoisomerase, which produces MQLVIVESPAKAKTIEKYLGKDYKVLASYGHVRDLPPKDGSVRPDEEFAMDWELYGDKQRQVKAITDAAKDADRLILATDPDREGEAISWHVRELLAKRKALPKDVQRVTFNAITKETVTKAMTQPRELDQDLIDAYLARRALDYLFGFTLSPVLWRKLPGAKSAGRVQSVALRLIVDREREIEAFKAQEYWSVAAQMAHDGTDFTAKLVTFDGQKLDRLTLGDEGTAMRAKAAVEAGAFKVEQVETKPHRRNPQPPFTTSTLQQEAARKLGFSASQAMRVAQSLYEAGAITYMRTDGVQMDPSAISAARAAIAERFSGHYVPEKPRHYETKAKNAQEAHEAIRPTEFTKDRFGSGDEARLYDLIFKRAMASQMASAALERTTITMRDGTGRNELRATGTVVKFPGFLAVYEEGRDNKSDDDDEAGLLPFMKAGDMPAKKDVTAEQHFTQPPPRFSEASLVKRLEELGIGRPSTYASTIQVIKDRNYVRTEKNRFFAEESGRLLTSFLERFFDRYVAYDFTAGMEDQLDNVSGGREEWKVLLANFWRDFKPKSDEVMEKKPSEVTEALDEFLSDYLFPPKEDGTDPRICPKCEAGRLSLRGGRYGAFIACSNYPECKFTRKFAQPGGSADGGGDDEALGQDPETGLDIVRRTGRFGPYIQLGEGKEAKRASIPKDIDELNLEWAIKLLSLPRPVGQHPESGKDITASIGRYGPYLAHDGKYAKLRSTAEVFDTGMNAAVSMLADAANRGGASRTKAEPLKVFGAHPVSGGEMKVMEGRYGPYVSDGTTNATLPRDMKPEDITEEQAVTLITEKAAKGPAKGKKKAPAKKAPAKKPAAKKAAAPKAAGTKTAAKKAPAKKKPAEAAE; this is translated from the coding sequence ATGCAGCTGGTAATCGTCGAATCGCCTGCCAAGGCCAAGACCATCGAGAAGTATCTGGGCAAGGACTACAAGGTCCTCGCCAGCTACGGCCACGTCCGCGACCTGCCGCCCAAGGACGGCTCCGTCCGCCCGGACGAGGAATTCGCGATGGATTGGGAGCTGTACGGCGACAAGCAGCGCCAGGTGAAGGCGATCACGGATGCGGCCAAGGACGCCGATCGACTGATCCTCGCGACTGACCCTGATCGCGAAGGCGAGGCGATTTCGTGGCACGTTCGCGAACTGCTGGCCAAGCGCAAGGCGCTGCCCAAGGACGTGCAGCGCGTCACCTTCAACGCGATCACCAAGGAAACCGTCACCAAGGCGATGACCCAGCCGCGCGAGCTGGATCAGGATCTGATCGACGCCTACCTTGCCCGCCGCGCGCTCGACTACCTGTTCGGCTTCACGCTCTCGCCGGTGTTGTGGCGCAAGCTGCCCGGCGCCAAGTCCGCTGGCCGCGTCCAGTCGGTGGCGCTGCGCCTCATCGTCGACCGTGAGCGGGAGATCGAGGCGTTCAAGGCGCAGGAATACTGGTCCGTCGCCGCCCAGATGGCGCATGACGGCACTGACTTCACCGCCAAGCTGGTGACCTTCGACGGCCAGAAGCTGGACCGCCTGACCCTTGGCGACGAAGGCACCGCCATGCGCGCCAAGGCCGCCGTCGAGGCCGGCGCCTTCAAGGTCGAGCAGGTCGAGACCAAGCCGCACCGCCGCAACCCGCAGCCGCCGTTCACCACTTCGACCCTGCAGCAGGAGGCCGCGCGCAAGCTGGGCTTCTCGGCCAGTCAGGCGATGCGCGTGGCGCAGTCTTTGTATGAGGCGGGCGCGATCACCTACATGCGTACCGACGGCGTGCAGATGGACCCCAGCGCGATTTCGGCCGCACGCGCGGCGATCGCGGAGCGTTTCTCGGGCCACTACGTCCCTGAAAAGCCGCGCCATTACGAAACCAAGGCTAAGAACGCGCAGGAAGCCCACGAGGCTATCCGGCCGACCGAATTCACCAAGGACCGCTTTGGCTCGGGCGATGAGGCGCGCCTCTATGACCTGATCTTCAAGCGCGCGATGGCCAGCCAGATGGCCTCCGCGGCGCTTGAGCGCACCACCATCACGATGCGCGACGGTACTGGCCGCAACGAACTGCGCGCCACCGGCACCGTGGTGAAGTTCCCCGGCTTCCTCGCCGTCTACGAGGAAGGCCGCGACAACAAGTCCGACGATGACGACGAGGCCGGCCTGCTGCCGTTCATGAAGGCGGGCGACATGCCGGCCAAGAAGGACGTCACCGCCGAGCAGCACTTCACCCAGCCGCCGCCGCGCTTTTCCGAGGCAAGCCTCGTCAAGCGTCTGGAAGAACTGGGCATCGGCCGTCCGTCGACTTATGCCTCGACGATTCAGGTCATTAAGGACCGCAACTATGTGCGGACCGAGAAAAACCGTTTCTTTGCAGAAGAATCGGGCCGACTTCTCACTTCGTTTCTGGAGCGCTTCTTCGACCGCTATGTCGCCTACGACTTCACAGCCGGCATGGAAGACCAGCTCGACAACGTCTCGGGCGGCCGCGAGGAATGGAAGGTTCTACTCGCCAACTTCTGGCGCGACTTCAAGCCCAAGTCCGACGAGGTCATGGAGAAGAAACCCTCGGAAGTAACCGAGGCGCTCGACGAATTTCTCTCCGACTATCTGTTCCCGCCCAAGGAAGACGGCACCGACCCGCGCATCTGCCCCAAGTGCGAGGCAGGCCGCCTGTCGCTGCGCGGCGGTCGCTACGGCGCCTTCATCGCCTGCTCGAACTACCCTGAGTGCAAGTTCACCCGCAAGTTCGCGCAGCCCGGCGGCAGCGCCGATGGCGGCGGTGACGACGAGGCGCTGGGCCAGGACCCCGAGACCGGCCTGGATATCGTGCGCCGCACCGGCCGTTTCGGTCCCTACATCCAGCTGGGTGAAGGCAAGGAAGCCAAGCGCGCGTCGATCCCCAAGGACATCGACGAGCTGAATCTGGAATGGGCGATCAAGCTGCTCAGCTTGCCGCGCCCGGTCGGCCAGCACCCGGAAAGCGGCAAGGATATCACTGCCAGCATAGGACGTTACGGGCCATACCTCGCCCATGATGGCAAGTATGCCAAGCTGCGCTCCACTGCCGAGGTGTTCGACACCGGGATGAACGCGGCGGTCTCCATGCTGGCTGATGCGGCAAATCGCGGCGGTGCCTCGCGCACCAAGGCGGAGCCGCTCAAGGTGTTCGGCGCGCACCCCGTCAGCGGCGGCGAAATGAAGGTCATGGAAGGGCGTTATGGTCCCTACGTCAGCGACGGCACAACCAACGCTACGCTGCCGCGCGACATGAAGCCCGAGGACATCACCGAAGAGCAGGCCGTGACGCTCATTACCGAAAAGGCCGCAAAGGGCCCAGCCAAGGGCAAGAAGAAGGCTCCCGCCAAGAAGGCCCCCGCGAAGAAGCCGGCCGCCAAAAAAGCGGCTGCTCCCAAGGCCGCTGGGACCAAGACGGCCGCCAAGAAGGCTCCGGCCAAGAAGAAGCCTGCGGAGGCAGCGGAATGA